Sequence from the Verrucomicrobiota bacterium genome:
AGCTCCAGCTGGACTCGCTTTAACGGAAGGATTGGGACTCAGTGGGAACCTGCTAGTAGTTGTAGCAGCAAGCACTGGCTCAGCAGGAGTCTTACTCCTTATATTGATTCTGGCCCGAAGCATGGACGTGATGTCGATTCTCATCCTTGGACTCATGATAAGTTACGGAGTCGGGGCTGTGGTTAGCCTGCTCATGTTTTTTAGTATGCCGACTAAACTTCAGTCGTTCATTACCTGGTCGTTCGGCAATTTCGGAAACGTTACCTGGAGTCAACTTTCCGTATTCCTCCCGGTTATATTGATAGGGACGCTATCCACACTGCTACTATCGAAACCATTGGATGCTTTGCTGATGGGCGAAAACTATGCTGCCAGTCTGGGAACTCATGTTAGGCGAATACGCTTTTTCTGTCTCTTAGCTGCCTCTGTCCTGGCTGGAACGGTAACGGGATTCTGTGGTCCCATCGGATTCCTAGGCATCGCTGCACCCCACCTTTGCCGTTACCTATTTCAGACCTCCGCTCACCGATTGCTCATTCCTGCCTCACTAATAGCCGGAGCTAGCCTTGCTCTTGGAGCGGACCTTATCGCCAAGGCTCCAGGCTACAGTACCGTCTTGCCACTCAACGCCATCACTGCCCTCTTCGGAGCACCTGTGATTATTGTAGCACTCATCAAGCAGGGTAGCCTGCGAAACCTTTTTGGGAAATGAATTCAAAAGAGGTAACTTTAGAAGCAAAAGGTCTCACAATCGGCTATGCAGCTAAACGACAAAACCGACTGATTGCTGACAAGCTCTATCTTAAATTGAAACCCGGACGGTTCGTATGCCTACTTGGACCCAACGGAACCGGCAAATCCACCTTGATCCGCACCCTGGGAGGACTTCAACCAAGCCTGGCAGGTAAGGTGCTTTTAAACAACACTCCTATCGAAGATTTAGAACCCCGAGATCGGGCAAAAATGGTGAGCCTGGTGTTAACTGACATGCTTCCGGTCGGAATCTTTTCCGTCTTTTCATTCGTGGCATTGGGTCGCCACCCTCACACTCGCTGGAATGGCTCTTTGACTGAAATCGACCATGAAAAAATTGATTGGTCCATCAAGGCGGCCAAAGCAGACTCACTAACAGAAAGGCACGTTGGAGAACTAAGTGATGGTGAGCGGCAAAAAGTCCTAATGGCCCGTGCATTAGCACAAGGGTCACCCATTATGCTACTTGATGAGCCGACGGCCTTTCTCGACATCGTAAGGCGGATCGAATTAATACATACCCTTCGTAACCTGGCGCATCAGGAATCCATGTCCATTTTGCTTTCCAGTCACGACCTCGAACTCGCATTACAATGTGCAGATGAGTTGTGGCTGCTTTCAGAGGATGGGAGCATTTCCACGGGATCACCTGAACACCTGGCATTAACAGGAAAACTAAATGAGCTTTTCGGAAGTGAAGCGCTCGATTGGGACTCAAGCCAAGGCTCCTTCCAAGCCCGTCAAAAGCCATGTTTGCATGCGCGCTTGAGCGGCGAAGGTCCGGAATATCTATGGACTCAACGCGCGCTCAAACGCTTGGGATACGGATTAAGCGAAACCGAACCCGCTTATTTGGAAATCAAAATTTCAACACACCCGTCCACAAACAAGTGGACGGTCACTTTCGGAAAAGATGAAGTTTTGTTCGAGTCCCTGGAGAGCTTTACAAATTGGCTCGAACGCAAAAGTAAAACAGAACCCATTTAGATCCCATGAAAGGAAACATTTCTACAGGAGCTGGAGACAAAGGAACCACCGGCATATTTGATGGAACTCGCGTACCCAAGAATAATATACGCATCCATTGCCTGGGCGATCTTGACGAAGCTAACAGCTTTCTAGGATTACTCCGCAGCAAACTATCAGACACCCATGATTGGGAAGAACCGCTGCGCCGCATACAGACAGAGCTAATGAATCTCATGAGTCATGTGGCCACACCATCCACCGCAAAGACACCCTCCTTACCGTTACCGGAGGAAGCCGCTCGACGAATGGATGAATGGATGGCGGCCATTGAACAATCCCTAGGAAGCGTAACCGAGCATTTCCTCCTGCCAGGTGGAACAGAGATTTCGGCCCTATGTCATGTAGCTAGAACCGTGGTAAGACGCGCTGAAAGAAATCTGGTAGAACTAAACCAAGTCGATCCGCTCGACCCTAGTATTCTTCAGTTTGTAAATCGACTCTCAGACCTCATGTTTAAGTTGTGCCGTCAAGAGACACATCGCTCAGGAGTAAAAGAGGAGCGATGGCATTTATTTCGATCAGAACTTAAATCTGGTGGTGAGTGACCCAAGAATTATTTCCTTAATCGCAAGTAGCACTGAAACTATATGTGCACTGGGTTTCGAGGATCAATTAGTCGGGCGTTCGCATGAATGCGACTACCCTCAATCTATTCAGCATCTACCAGCATGTTCAGAGGCAAAATTCGATTTAGACGGAACTAGCTCGGAAATAGATCAGCGCGTCCAGGATACTCTGCAAAATGCGATTTCCGTATACAGGGTATTTGCGGATGAGCTGGAACGCTTGCGTCCCACTCATATCATTACCCAGGATCAATGTGAAGTGTGTGCAGTCAGTTTTAAAGATGTGGAAGCCGCAGCGAAAGAACTCATAAGTTCTTCCCCAATAATAGTATCATTAGCACCCAATAGTCTTGAGGATATCTATGGCGGCATCATCGAGATCGCGGAATCTTTAGAAGCAAAAAACAGAGGCGAAGCGCTGGTTTCAAAAATGCGAGAACGGTTGAAAAAACTGGCACAACTAACATCCCCAATCATTCTGAAACCCAAGGTAGTTTGCGTTGAATGGATCGACCCATTCATGGCAGCTGGCAATTGGGTACCGGATCTGGTTCACATGGCAGGAGGACAAGATCTTCTCGGCCTTCCTAATGAACATACTCCTAAAATAGATGTGTCAAAATTGGTAGAAGCAGATCCGGACAAAATCGTCGTAATGCCCTGCGGTTGGGATATTGAGAAGAATCGATCCGAAATGGATGAGGCGCTACAGACTGCAACTTGGCAATCACTGAGAGCTGTTCAAAGCGGTGAATTGTACATCACCGATGGGAATCATTACTTCAACAGACCAGGCCCCAGAGTTGTTGAGTCCGCTGAGATACTTGCCGAAATTTTTCATCCGGAAATCGCAGATTTCCGACATGCTGGCTCTGGGTGGGTAAAGTATTAAAAGAAAGCCCACACACTGCTTGCAGGCTTCGGTTCAATCAAATTACAAATTCGGCAATTAGTTCCGGCCACGTATCAGAATCAAATAAACCAAGTTCATTAGCGAACTCGCAAACGCCGCCACGTAGGTCCAACCAGCTGCGTCTAAAGTCTTGGCAACTCCTGGAGCCTCGTCGGCAGAAATAATCCCCAAACTATCGAGTTCGAGTTTGGCTCGCTTGGTTGCGTCAAACTCAACCGGCAAAGTTACCAAATGAAACAGAGTGAGGAGTGCGTATATAATAATGCCCAAATCAATGGCCAACCCCCAAGGAAGTAGCCGGAGGACCAATCCACCAAAAATGACGATGGGCAAAAACCCCGCAGCGATGTTTACCACTGGTGCCATCGTTTGACGAATGTTCATCATTGAGTATCCCACCTTGTGTTGGATTGCGTGACCTGCTTCATGGGCAGCCACTCCGATCGCCGCAAGGCTCGAGCCTCTGTAATTGTGATCACTCAACGCCAGCCTCCGATTTACGGGATCGTAATGATCCGTAAGTACACCGGGAACCTGGACGATCTCGACATTGGTTATCCCGGCTTTGCGCATGACAGCCTCTGCTGCTTCATAACCGGTGATGCCTCCACGAGATGGAACCTTGGAATATTTATGGTAGGCAGATTTAACTTTTGCCTGCGCCCACATCGCGAATGCAAATGCGGCTATGAAAAGAATGATCCCGGACCCTCCCGGCAAAATCATAAATGCAAATTGAGTAGTATGAATCATAATGAAATTGGTTTAAGTAGTTTTTAATTTAGATATCAAACAAGCAAACAAGGTTCCAATTCAAAAGCACGGCATAATTTTCCTAACTCGTTGACAATTCATACTATTCAGAAGCGTTGCCGATGTGAACTCCGATTTGGTTTCACTCATATTGTCCCGTTTCCGTAGTTTCCGTGTCCATTTGTCACATAAACAAAAGCCCGATTCGCCCTTATTCTGGACTTTGACACACTCGCAGTTTTAAAAATAGCGGATGATTCGTATCCAACTTTTTATTGTGATTATTCTATGTGCTTCTTTCACCGCATCTAAGTCGTATGGCACTAGTGAAAGTGGATTCGAGTCAATTTTCGACGGAAGAACACTTTCGGGCTGGACTGCGGCACCAGAAACGAGTGCCAATGATTGGTCAGTTGAAAAGGGAGTTATTTTGGGCAATAGCACGCAAAAGCAGCAGGTGTTCCTAGTTTATGATGACCACGATCTACGTGACTTCGAGCTCAAATTCAGTTATCGTTTAAACGGAAAGGGAAACACTGGCGTCGATATCCGAATTCGCCAGGACCATACAGGAAAACGACTCTTCGAGGCTTACCACGCAGACATTGGTCATCCAGGCATTGGATCTCACATCCTGGGAGCCTGGGATTTCCATTTTGCAACCCGCAAAGAGTACCCCTGCAGACGCGGGACAAAGCTCGTTATCTTTCCTAACGGCGAAACAAAACACACCACAATTCCAAATGCTTTAACCAAAGAGGACGTCAAGATGGATCAATGGAATCACGTTCACGTAATCGCAATTGGGAATTCGTTTAGTTTTTATATTAACAGCAAACTCTCCTCTGAGTTCACAGATAACTTCAGTAATTATTTTGCGGAAGGTTCCATCGGACTACAAATCCATGATCCGGGCGTGAAAGTAGAATTTAAGGACATCCTTCTAAAACGGATATAGTCGATAAAAGTACCGGTTCGCTCGCCGAGCCGATGGGAAACGCCGTATACATCGGACGACTCAGCGAGGCATCCTTTTAACCTAATAACAACCCTTCTCTCCTGAGCAAGGCATCTGGATCAGGCTCTCGGCCCATAAAATGAGTGAAGAGCTTATAGGGATCTTCCGAGTTTCCTTTGGAGAGTATTTTGTCTTTGAAATCTTTACCCGTCTCGGAATTCAGAAGACCTTCCTTTTCAAACCGGGTAAACGCATCGGCATCGAGGACTTCCGCCCACTTGTAGGAATAATAACCAGCAGCGTATCCGGTTGGGTCAGAGAAAAGGTGGCCGAAGTTGTAGAGGTAAACAGGTACTTTCCGTTTTCGCTTTGCCGAGTAAGGTTCAAGGATCTTCTCCAATTCGCTTTCGAGTTCCTTGTCTTGAAGCTCAGAGTATCGCAAGTGTAGCTCCAGGTCCATTTTCCCGAATGACAATTGCCGCATGGCGAATGAGGCGGCATTGAAATTTTTTGCAGCCAACATTTTTTGGAAGAGCTCTTCGGGAATGGTCTCACCGGTTTCATAATGCCGGGCAAACAGATCAAGCCCCTTTCTGTCCCAGCACCAGTTCTCCATAATCTGTGATGGCAGCTCCACAAAGTCCCAGGCAACATTGACGCCATTGAGCGACTTGATTTCCACATCGCCAAAAAGGTGATGGATCAGGTGACCGAATTCATGAAAGACCGTCTCAACATCGCGGTGGGAAAGAAGAGCCGGTTTCCCATCGGTCGGTGGACTCATGTTGCCGTGAATCATTCCCAGGTGTGGCTCTTTTTTCCCATTTGAGCGGTCACCGGTAATCGAATAGTTCATCCAGGCGCCACTGCGTTTCGATTCACGCGGAAACCAGTCCGTATAGAAACTACCTATGTGTTCTTCGTTTTCACTAAACAGTTCGAAAACTTTCACATCATCATTCCAGACTTCGTACCCGTTTTTTGAATCTGTATCGGAGGGTGACTCCGAGTAAATCGCCTCGGCTTCGCGTATGGTAACCCCAAACAATTTTTGAGTGATCTCAAACATCCCATCCAACACGCAATCAACCGGAAAATAAGGTCGAAGCTCTTCTTCATCAAAGTCGTACTTAGATTGTCGGTACTTCTCCACCCAGTAAGCCACGTCCCAAGGCTCCATATACTCGCGTTCAATACCCAGTTGCTCACAACGGAAAGCATCCAACTCTGCGTTCTCCTCATCGAATCTGGATTTTATTTTCGCATGCATCTCATCTTCGAATGCAAGAGCCCGACTACCGTCATGCGCCATGCGACGTTCGAGAACAAGATCCGCGAAATTCGCAAACCCGAGCAGTTCGGCCTTCTCCTGGCGGAGTGAGAGTACCTGCCCGACTAAGTCATGGTTGTCATGAGGTTCCCTAGTCCCAACTTCATTGTAGGCAAGCCAACAGGTTTTTCTAAGTTCTTCCTTATCCGCATACTTGAGAACAGGCATGAGCGATGGGGCCTGAAGCGTAAATCTCCATTTGAGTAGATCTTCCGAACCAAGTTTCTTCGACTTTGCAGATTGCAGGGCCTGCGCCACAGCCAATTCCGGTAGGCCTGATAAATCGGCTTCATCCTCCACGATCCATTCCCAGGCGTTGATCGCATCGAGACAATTTTCAGAATATTTTTGGGTCAACATTGCCAACTCAGCTTGTATATCTTCCATGCGTTGCTTCTTCTCCGGTTGTAGATCCGCACCACTGCTTTTGAAGGAGGCCACCGTTTCATCGAGAAACCGTTTGCGAATTCCGGTAAGCGATTGTGCTTCCTCTGATTCAGAGTAAGCCTTTATGCGTTTCCAAAGCCCCTCATTCAAAGGAACCTTCGCACTGAACTCAGATACTTTGGGCAGCATGGCATTGTATGCGTCCCGAAGCTCTTTCGAATCTTTCACGCTATTAAGGTGCCCCACTTTCCCCCAGGCAACACTCAGTTGGGAATCGGCCTCTTCGAGCGCAAGCAATGTGTTCTCAAAAGTTAGGTGTTCAGGTAGTTCACCTGCGAGCGAATCGATGTTCGCCTGAGCAATTTGAAGAGCATGAGAAATATCCGCCTCAACTTGATCCGGTGTCAATCGACTCCAGTGAATGCGAAAGTTTTCTTCTAAAAACGGTTGTTCCATGGTGGGGACATTAGAAGCCTGGTCCTTCGGATCTAGCAAAAAAGCATGCGTGTTATCTGTCGCTTCTAAATTGCGGACTAGTGTCGATTCCCATATTTAATTTGCCAGTTAATAGTTCCAGTCACTAATCGTCATATACGATGCCACACCTAAAAGACGCTTGGACAGCATCCAAGCAAGCTGCCTGCCACTATAAATGTTCTGCAATAACCCGTTTTATTAAGCTAATCTATCTAAGGGTCGTATATGGGTATAGGATAAACGAGGCTAGAAAAAGGAACTTACTTAAACCGGGGGTGAGGATAACACCAGAAACGGTTTGGAGCGGTAAACACTACGCAAAATATACTCACTTTCTAAATCCTCCGGAACACATAGCCGAAACCGATGACAAAATCAGATTTGCCAAAATCTGTTTAATGGAAAATCTAAGCACTCCGGCAATTTGCGGAATCTTTAATCCGGGCGGAGGATATCACGGCATAAAGGAGGAGACACAATCAGGCCTAACTTGGGAAGAATTTTTGGACGCCTGTGTCTGCGATGAGTTCGTTGTTAAACCTCAATTCGGGTATGGAGGAAATTTGGTCTATTTGTTTCGCAAGGGAAATGGCAAAATTGAAAGCTCCCAATTCGGCTCGATGAGCCCGATTGAATTCCGCGAAAAACTCAAAGAGATTTACACCATTTGCCCAGCCATTATTCAGAAAAGAGTCTACAACCATCCTACACTAATCGAGCAATTTAAGATAGATGTTTTGACAACCTGCCGACTCATTTTAATTCGGGAAGGACCGGGCACTGACCGAATCATTTTCGCTCACATGAAATTTCCTGGAACTGGCAGGGAGATTGATAATTTCAATTGGGGTGTACATGGAGGAATTAAAGCAGAAATGAACTTTGAAACCGGTACCATCGAAGCACCGAATAAAAGCGGTAAAAATCAGTTTGGTTTCGAAATCATCACTCATCATCCAGAAACGGGCGTGCTCCTTAAGGGTGCAAAAATCCCATTATGGGAAGAGACATGCAAGTTGGCGTTGAAGGCATCGCGAGCAATGAATAACATGCGTTCGGTTGGCTGGGACATTGCAATTACCCCGGAAGGTCCCTGTTTGATTGAAGGTAATTCTGCTTGGGGTTTCCCGAATACAGAAAAAAACATCCAAGGCATCCAGTCAGAATTAGTGAAAGTCTGCGGAAAACTTTGATCCATGGAGGCACGGAACCTCCGTTTTAGGATAATTAAGATAGGGAAAATCGAGCTGCTTAAGGACTTGAAGTCCAATACAGTCCTCATCACGCTACTGCCTCCTAAGATTTCCTCTAATTATACCAAAATAGCCGTTTTATCGGAAAATAAATGCCCCAAAGAGCAATAACACTTTTTTTTTCAAACTGCCGGCGTTCGCATGCATTTGCAGCGATTCTGCTTACATTGTCTTTGCCAGGATTCCTAACCGGACAGTCACTGACCATTGAATCTCCCTTACACAAGCTAGTCACAAATTATTGTATTAATTGCCACAACCCTGAAGAGACAAAAGGAGAATTGGATCTAGAAAGTCTCCTTGGTGCTGATATGGGGGAGCATTTCGACATCTGGGACGAAGTATCCTGGATGCTGGCTGAAAGGGAAATGCCGCCTGTAGATCAACCGGATGAACCGCGCCCAAGTGAGGAGGAATACGTTGAGGTAGAAAAATGGATCAACACTGCTCTAGAACAACTCAGTTCGCGGAATATCCATGAAGGAGTCATCTCATCGAACCAACTGCTGGTGAACAAATATTGTATCAGTTGCCACAACGCGGATGAGACAGAAGGAGGGTTGAACCTGGAGATGGTACAATCGGACGAGATTGCGGAAAACCCTGAGATTTGGGAGCATGTCATAACCCGGCTTCAATCACGCCAGATGCCTCCTCCTGATCGTAAACGACCCAGCGAGGAAACGTATGAGGCAGTAGTGTCTCAATTATCGGAGACCCTCGATTTGGCTGCGAAGAAGCATCCCAACCCCGGGCGTGTGGATACCTTTCGGCGTATGAATCGCACAGAGTATCAAAATGCAATCCGGGATCTACTCGAACTGGAAATCGATGCTACAAGTTTGCTTCCGAACGATGAAGAAAGCCATGGGTTTGATAATATTACGGTCGGCAATCTTTCGCCAAGCCTGCTCGACCGGTATATTTCTGCAGCACAAAAAATCAGTCGACTGGCCGTGGGTACGCCCCTGAATCAACCTCAAGGACACACCATTCGGATCCCGGCGGAAGTGACTCAGGAAAAACATGTGGAAGGCTTACCGATCGGTACCCGGGGCGGAACCCTGTTGCCCTATACGTTTCCACAAGACGGCGAATACGAAATAGAAGTCAGTCTCGCGCGGGACCGCAATGAGCATGTCGAAGGACTTAACGAATCACATGAAATGGAGATCCTTCTGGATAAAGCGATTGTCAAACGTTTCACGGTAGCCCCATCAAAAGAGCGAAGAGACCATAGTATGCTGGATAAGCATCTCAAAGTACGTAGCTACATAACAGCCGGACCCCACAACCTTGGAGTAACTTTCATTAAAAACCCCACCTCCTTGTTAGAAAATAAGCGTCAACCCTTTGAAGCCCATTTCAATTTTCATCGCCACCCCCGCTTGTCACCAGCGGTTTATCAGGTTTCCATCACGGGACCATTTAATCCGCTGGGCGCTGGAGACACACCCAGTAGAAAGAAAATATTTATAAAATACCCGGAAAACAATCGGGATAATGAATCGGCAGCTCGGGAAATCCTAACCGCGCTTATGAAACGTGCCTACCGCCGCCCTACGTCGAGGCAGGACCTGAAAAGGCCCTTAGCTTTTTATCGGGAAGCCGAAAAGGAACAAGGATTTGAAGCGGGTATTGAGGCAGCCCTTTCATCGATCCTCGTCAACCCCGAGTTTATCTTTCGAATCGAACGAGAACCAAAACGAAGTAGACCAGGGCAAGCTTATGAAATAAGTGATCTAGAACTCGCTTCCCGCATTTCATTTTTCCTTTGGAGCAGCTTACCCGATGACGAACTACTTGCCGAAGCGATAGCCGGTAACCTCAGAAAACCTGCTGTGCTTGAAAAACAAGTCCGCCGTATGCTGGCAGACGAGAAGTCCATCAGCTTAGTGAATAATTTCGCAAATCAATGGCTCCATCTCCGCAATCTGGATTCGGTTACACCAGACTTGAGGTTGTTTCCGGACTTCGATGATAACTTGCGCCAG
This genomic interval carries:
- a CDS encoding zinc metallopeptidase codes for the protein MIHTTQFAFMILPGGSGIILFIAAFAFAMWAQAKVKSAYHKYSKVPSRGGITGYEAAEAVMRKAGITNVEIVQVPGVLTDHYDPVNRRLALSDHNYRGSSLAAIGVAAHEAGHAIQHKVGYSMMNIRQTMAPVVNIAAGFLPIVIFGGLVLRLLPWGLAIDLGIIIYALLTLFHLVTLPVEFDATKRAKLELDSLGIISADEAPGVAKTLDAAGWTYVAAFASSLMNLVYLILIRGRN
- a CDS encoding ABC transporter ATP-binding protein, coding for MNSKEVTLEAKGLTIGYAAKRQNRLIADKLYLKLKPGRFVCLLGPNGTGKSTLIRTLGGLQPSLAGKVLLNNTPIEDLEPRDRAKMVSLVLTDMLPVGIFSVFSFVALGRHPHTRWNGSLTEIDHEKIDWSIKAAKADSLTERHVGELSDGERQKVLMARALAQGSPIMLLDEPTAFLDIVRRIELIHTLRNLAHQESMSILLSSHDLELALQCADELWLLSEDGSISTGSPEHLALTGKLNELFGSEALDWDSSQGSFQARQKPCLHARLSGEGPEYLWTQRALKRLGYGLSETEPAYLEIKISTHPSTNKWTVTFGKDEVLFESLESFTNWLERKSKTEPI
- a CDS encoding M3 family metallopeptidase; protein product: MEQPFLEENFRIHWSRLTPDQVEADISHALQIAQANIDSLAGELPEHLTFENTLLALEEADSQLSVAWGKVGHLNSVKDSKELRDAYNAMLPKVSEFSAKVPLNEGLWKRIKAYSESEEAQSLTGIRKRFLDETVASFKSSGADLQPEKKQRMEDIQAELAMLTQKYSENCLDAINAWEWIVEDEADLSGLPELAVAQALQSAKSKKLGSEDLLKWRFTLQAPSLMPVLKYADKEELRKTCWLAYNEVGTREPHDNHDLVGQVLSLRQEKAELLGFANFADLVLERRMAHDGSRALAFEDEMHAKIKSRFDEENAELDAFRCEQLGIEREYMEPWDVAYWVEKYRQSKYDFDEEELRPYFPVDCVLDGMFEITQKLFGVTIREAEAIYSESPSDTDSKNGYEVWNDDVKVFELFSENEEHIGSFYTDWFPRESKRSGAWMNYSITGDRSNGKKEPHLGMIHGNMSPPTDGKPALLSHRDVETVFHEFGHLIHHLFGDVEIKSLNGVNVAWDFVELPSQIMENWCWDRKGLDLFARHYETGETIPEELFQKMLAAKNFNAASFAMRQLSFGKMDLELHLRYSELQDKELESELEKILEPYSAKRKRKVPVYLYNFGHLFSDPTGYAAGYYSYKWAEVLDADAFTRFEKEGLLNSETGKDFKDKILSKGNSEDPYKLFTHFMGREPDPDALLRREGLLLG
- a CDS encoding cob(I)yrinic acid a,c-diamide adenosyltransferase, which produces MKGNISTGAGDKGTTGIFDGTRVPKNNIRIHCLGDLDEANSFLGLLRSKLSDTHDWEEPLRRIQTELMNLMSHVATPSTAKTPSLPLPEEAARRMDEWMAAIEQSLGSVTEHFLLPGGTEISALCHVARTVVRRAERNLVELNQVDPLDPSILQFVNRLSDLMFKLCRQETHRSGVKEERWHLFRSELKSGGE
- a CDS encoding DUF1080 domain-containing protein, producing the protein MIRIQLFIVIILCASFTASKSYGTSESGFESIFDGRTLSGWTAAPETSANDWSVEKGVILGNSTQKQQVFLVYDDHDLRDFELKFSYRLNGKGNTGVDIRIRQDHTGKRLFEAYHADIGHPGIGSHILGAWDFHFATRKEYPCRRGTKLVIFPNGETKHTTIPNALTKEDVKMDQWNHVHVIAIGNSFSFYINSKLSSEFTDNFSNYFAEGSIGLQIHDPGVKVEFKDILLKRI
- a CDS encoding DUF1592 domain-containing protein; protein product: MPQRAITLFFSNCRRSHAFAAILLTLSLPGFLTGQSLTIESPLHKLVTNYCINCHNPEETKGELDLESLLGADMGEHFDIWDEVSWMLAEREMPPVDQPDEPRPSEEEYVEVEKWINTALEQLSSRNIHEGVISSNQLLVNKYCISCHNADETEGGLNLEMVQSDEIAENPEIWEHVITRLQSRQMPPPDRKRPSEETYEAVVSQLSETLDLAAKKHPNPGRVDTFRRMNRTEYQNAIRDLLELEIDATSLLPNDEESHGFDNITVGNLSPSLLDRYISAAQKISRLAVGTPLNQPQGHTIRIPAEVTQEKHVEGLPIGTRGGTLLPYTFPQDGEYEIEVSLARDRNEHVEGLNESHEMEILLDKAIVKRFTVAPSKERRDHSMLDKHLKVRSYITAGPHNLGVTFIKNPTSLLENKRQPFEAHFNFHRHPRLSPAVYQVSITGPFNPLGAGDTPSRKKIFIKYPENNRDNESAAREILTALMKRAYRRPTSRQDLKRPLAFYREAEKEQGFEAGIEAALSSILVNPEFIFRIEREPKRSRPGQAYEISDLELASRISFFLWSSLPDDELLAEAIAGNLRKPAVLEKQVRRMLADEKSISLVNNFANQWLHLRNLDSVTPDLRLFPDFDDNLRQAFRTETELFFEDVLREDKNVLSLLKADHTYLNERLAHHYSIPNIFGSRFRRVELEPQYHRGGILRHGSILTVTSYATRTSPVIRGNWVLENIMGTPAKPPLPDVPSLDENKVNASLPMRQRLEQHRANPACASCHNLMDPPGFALENFDAIGRWREYEFGEPVDASGGLPDGNVFVGIENLEDGILQRPELFVRTLSEKLLTFGLGRGVEVYDAPAVRKIVKEAKANDYRFSSVILGIINSVPFQMRATSEDEIASINP
- a CDS encoding cobalamin-binding protein produces the protein MSDPRIISLIASSTETICALGFEDQLVGRSHECDYPQSIQHLPACSEAKFDLDGTSSEIDQRVQDTLQNAISVYRVFADELERLRPTHIITQDQCEVCAVSFKDVEAAAKELISSSPIIVSLAPNSLEDIYGGIIEIAESLEAKNRGEALVSKMRERLKKLAQLTSPIILKPKVVCVEWIDPFMAAGNWVPDLVHMAGGQDLLGLPNEHTPKIDVSKLVEADPDKIVVMPCGWDIEKNRSEMDEALQTATWQSLRAVQSGELYITDGNHYFNRPGPRVVESAEILAEIFHPEIADFRHAGSGWVKY
- a CDS encoding iron ABC transporter permease, giving the protein MSYQSQATSKRNPVVLFTGLAWLLLGLFVANVGLGSVLISFGDLFQILTGSSSADPVLKQIVVDFRLPQALTALLSGSALSASGLLMQTIFRNPLADPFVLGVNSGASLGVAIVILVVAPAGLALTEGLGLSGNLLVVVAASTGSAGVLLLILILARSMDVMSILILGLMISYGVGAVVSLLMFFSMPTKLQSFITWSFGNFGNVTWSQLSVFLPVILIGTLSTLLLSKPLDALLMGENYAASLGTHVRRIRFFCLLAASVLAGTVTGFCGPIGFLGIAAPHLCRYLFQTSAHRLLIPASLIAGASLALGADLIAKAPGYSTVLPLNAITALFGAPVIIVALIKQGSLRNLFGK